In Vespa velutina chromosome 1, iVesVel2.1, whole genome shotgun sequence, the following proteins share a genomic window:
- the LOC124956937 gene encoding uncharacterized protein LOC124956937 isoform X1 — protein sequence MQIYCMLMDFNCLRDLNLDGNPNVQENYHLLCKSVGNLSYLSLQFCKITDEGVKKIADELQYADPPNEPKLLALNLANNRIGDSGALEIGRMLRTNRSVQSLILTGNRICDDGASLIIQELNMLVQKHDYSIKEFNNAYSRISINFLLQIRSKLTHNEIVDLRRRRFDALILREKKLIDLNQRNQNELSKIVEDLPNLDILQTRRNSKVLKKSNKSKKPCLRYQTYMMLNDTSKGLLYVRIEGNEFNQEDEKYLIELEEILRYRQAGEYLSRSEDLEDSIILENDDL from the exons ATGCAAATATATTGTATGCTTATGGATTTCAATTGCTTGAGAGATTTGAATTTGGATGGAAATCCAAACGTACAAGAAAATTATCACTTGTTATGTAAATCTGTTGGGAA cttGTCATATCTATCTTTGCAGTTCTGCAAGATAACAGATGAAGGAGTTAAAAAAATAGCAGACGAATTGCAATACGCTGATCCACCTAACGAACCAAAATTGTTAGCTCTTAATCTGGCAAATAATCGTATCGGTGATTCAGGAGCATTAGAAATTGGACGAATGTTACGAACAAATCG TTCTGTTCAAAGTCTGATATTAACAGGAAACAGGATATGCGATGACGGTGCCAGTTTGATAATCCAAGAACTTAATATGTTAGTTCAAAAGCACGATTATTCTatcaaagaatttaataatgcATATTCAAGAATTtctattaactttttattacaaatcagGTCAAAATTAACGCATAATGAGATCGTGGATCTTCGTAGACGTAGATTCGATGCTCTGatattacgagaaaaaaagttaatcgatttaaatcaAAGGAACCAAAATGAACTATCTAAAATTGTTGAAGATTTACCGAACTTGGATATTTTACAGACGAGAAGGAACAGCaaagttttgaaaaaatcgaataaatccaAAAAAC cTTGCTTACGTTATCAGACTTATATGATGTTGAATGATACGAGCAAAGGCCTCCTTTATGTAAGAATAGAG GGAAATGAGTTTAACCAAgaggatgaaaaatatttaattgaactcGAAGAAATCTTACGGTACAGACAAGCTGGCGAATATTTGTCTCGATCCGAAGATCTAGAAGATTCGATTATATTGGAAAACGATGATCTATGa
- the LOC124956937 gene encoding uncharacterized protein LOC124956937 isoform X2: protein MQIYCMLMDFNCLRDLNLDGNPNVQENYHLLCKSVGNLSYLSLQFCKITDEGVKKIADELQYADPPNEPKLLALNLANNRIGDSGALEIGRMLRTNRSVQSLILTGNRICDDGASLIIQELNMSKLTHNEIVDLRRRRFDALILREKKLIDLNQRNQNELSKIVEDLPNLDILQTRRNSKVLKKSNKSKKPCLRYQTYMMLNDTSKGLLYVRIEGNEFNQEDEKYLIELEEILRYRQAGEYLSRSEDLEDSIILENDDL from the exons ATGCAAATATATTGTATGCTTATGGATTTCAATTGCTTGAGAGATTTGAATTTGGATGGAAATCCAAACGTACAAGAAAATTATCACTTGTTATGTAAATCTGTTGGGAA cttGTCATATCTATCTTTGCAGTTCTGCAAGATAACAGATGAAGGAGTTAAAAAAATAGCAGACGAATTGCAATACGCTGATCCACCTAACGAACCAAAATTGTTAGCTCTTAATCTGGCAAATAATCGTATCGGTGATTCAGGAGCATTAGAAATTGGACGAATGTTACGAACAAATCG TTCTGTTCAAAGTCTGATATTAACAGGAAACAGGATATGCGATGACGGTGCCAGTTTGATAATCCAAGAACTTAATAT GTCAAAATTAACGCATAATGAGATCGTGGATCTTCGTAGACGTAGATTCGATGCTCTGatattacgagaaaaaaagttaatcgatttaaatcaAAGGAACCAAAATGAACTATCTAAAATTGTTGAAGATTTACCGAACTTGGATATTTTACAGACGAGAAGGAACAGCaaagttttgaaaaaatcgaataaatccaAAAAAC cTTGCTTACGTTATCAGACTTATATGATGTTGAATGATACGAGCAAAGGCCTCCTTTATGTAAGAATAGAG GGAAATGAGTTTAACCAAgaggatgaaaaatatttaattgaactcGAAGAAATCTTACGGTACAGACAAGCTGGCGAATATTTGTCTCGATCCGAAGATCTAGAAGATTCGATTATATTGGAAAACGATGATCTATGa
- the LOC124946720 gene encoding protein CDV3 homolog produces the protein MADLDDFFAKKDRKKAKGKKFTTTEEVAKKLEETGKRSEKMKSKEKPMNPEGEETQQIEDEDEWKEFEVEEKKDLRGLKIGNLSVKETIDVESDDERGTGDNSSDGEIGENTVKIGPWKKPEVLQQSEVVEEVTSAAAATPAVQTTSTYSYVPPHLRNPVVMSAPRPRAKNVAPDIHSEEYFPTLSSRPQSNESTGPWGRRKREEGTFEEVRNRGGSRSYSIQESQAQTPKLSLGNKYGALSQDQS, from the exons ATGGCGGATTTAGATGACTTCTTTGCGAAAAAGGATCGGAAGAAAGCCAAGGGTAAAAAGTTCACTACGACCGAGGAGGTAGCAAAGAAGCTGGAAGAAACGGGTAAACGTtcggaaaaaatgaaatcaaagGAAAAACCAATGAATCCGGAAGGCGAGGAAACTCAACAAATAGAG gatGAAGACGAATGGAAAGAATTTGAAgttgaagagaagaaagatctGAGAGGGTTGAAAATTGGTAACCTTTCGGTAAAGGAAACCATCGACGTGGAATCCGATGATGAACGAGGAACAGGCGACAATAGTTCTGACGGAGAAATTGGGGAAAATACAGTAAAAATTGGACCATGGAAGAAACCAGAGGTACTACAGCAGTCAGAGGTTGTAGAAGAGGTAACATCAGCGGCAGCTGCTACACCAGCAGTCCAAACAACATCAACGTATAGTTATGTACCTCCCCATTTGAGAAATCCTGTAGTAATGTCTGCACCAAGACCACGAGCTAAAAATGTAGCGCCTGATATTCATAGCGAAGAGTATTTCCCTACATTGAGTTCCAGGCCACAGAGCAATGAATCCACCGGTCCATGGGGTCGACG gaaACGAGAAGAAGGTACGTTCGAGGAAGTTCGTAATCGCGGTGGTAGCAGATCTTACAGTATCCAGGAGTCACAGGCTCAAACACCTAAACTCTCACTTGGAAATAAGTATGGTGCCCTATCGCAAGATCAAAGCTGA